The following proteins are encoded in a genomic region of Reichenbachiella sp.:
- a CDS encoding methyl-accepting chemotaxis protein yields the protein MLLYIMGAAALLYIGIFSYVGSRLKEESKKEAIKLADSDALQKANNVNARMQEDISVARSLAITLGDYADLPAETRYSMQKSLMTSFLQKYSDYDAIWMNWELSAIDPDWSLPYGRQRITYFWKDGQIQETIETLDTDGTNLVGDYYRLKSDLNEEMSEPYISEDYENGMTNEKLITSPCIPVVKNNRFIGLVGTDYDVSVYSKAIEDSKHKQGSSYLIANSGMIASNGKKEMITRSVKELPYHQEEFGVLESIAKGQFVSYTTINKDTGEEVYVSFAPIELNRASLPWSVGTVLPLDEIGNTYMTALNFLISAGIIGFVLLGFIIWNIAGRFTNRIKATNHAMKELSYGNLDHSLNIEIETGDEIGEMQGSLNHLITQLSKKADFSREIGEGNLDAPFEVASDNDVLGTSLMKMRDNLQIVINETNGVIRDAAEDGNFSTRVEEEGKQGAWFELSASINNLLGSFVAPLITLNRIIRAMADGDLTKRYEDDVKGEIKEMADNFNLALDNIDGLLHQISMSSGVVDEASAEMKVTTEEMRTNTSEIASAIAQMSNGAQNQVSKVDESSTLIEGILSSSNEMASKAETINNSAKNVAERSGKGLEMMNKVVFNMDDISAYSSKTQDSIKVLTERSKEITRVLGVITEIASQTNLLALNAAIEAAQAGDAGRGFAVVAEEIRKLAEDSRTSAKEIELLVSGVQKDTKEAADVIEIMNASVKNGSEASSEASDVFKQILDSATANLDYSEEILNDTKLQIGDINEVVSLTESIVVIAEETAAGTEQVASSATELSSGMELFNEKTQSLAVVAETLKDGVSMVKLSGTASENTAIFKMREAFEHEKMLLDALLDYMPDTIYFKDLESKFIRNSMSHAKQMGLDNPRELIGKSDFDYFGEHAQRAFDDEQRIIKTGEPILNLEEEVDKKDGDTVYVSTTKLPLKDKDGNTIGTYGITRDITQIKIATKREGEIRQQQMQEHLAMIKKQNDLFGDILNLVDYKIALKDPNGVIYLVNDAVAKDFGCPPSEIIGKSDFDFYDKEFAEKIKEKEGELVASRVPVISLEKVKLQNDVKYWFIRKVPILIPEFEDWGLLVIQNEVEEQKVKAKEYIAELQEKFPGMVLEI from the coding sequence ATGTTGCTTTATATAATGGGTGCTGCGGCCTTATTATATATTGGGATTTTCAGTTATGTAGGGTCCAGATTAAAAGAGGAATCGAAGAAGGAAGCTATTAAGCTGGCAGATTCGGATGCCTTACAGAAAGCCAATAATGTAAATGCTCGCATGCAGGAGGATATATCTGTGGCTCGTTCCTTAGCCATTACATTAGGTGATTATGCTGATCTACCTGCAGAGACAAGGTACTCCATGCAAAAATCTTTGATGACCAGCTTTCTCCAAAAGTATTCTGATTATGATGCCATATGGATGAACTGGGAGCTAAGCGCAATTGATCCGGATTGGTCACTACCTTATGGCCGTCAACGTATCACTTATTTCTGGAAGGATGGTCAAATTCAAGAAACTATAGAGACCTTGGATACCGACGGGACCAATTTAGTTGGTGATTATTATAGGTTGAAGTCGGATTTGAATGAAGAAATGTCTGAGCCATATATAAGTGAAGACTACGAGAACGGCATGACCAATGAAAAATTGATTACCTCACCCTGTATTCCTGTAGTTAAAAATAATCGCTTTATTGGCTTGGTTGGTACGGACTATGATGTATCGGTATACTCAAAGGCTATTGAAGACTCCAAGCACAAACAGGGATCTTCGTATTTAATAGCCAACAGTGGTATGATTGCATCCAATGGTAAGAAAGAAATGATTACCAGGTCTGTGAAAGAATTACCATATCATCAGGAAGAATTTGGTGTCCTTGAAAGCATTGCCAAAGGACAATTTGTGTCTTACACCACAATTAATAAAGACACAGGGGAAGAGGTTTACGTTTCGTTTGCACCGATTGAGTTAAATCGAGCATCATTGCCGTGGTCGGTAGGTACTGTTTTGCCGTTGGATGAAATTGGAAATACTTATATGACTGCCTTAAACTTTTTAATTAGTGCGGGAATTATAGGTTTTGTCCTTTTGGGCTTTATCATTTGGAATATAGCTGGTCGATTTACGAATCGGATCAAGGCAACCAATCATGCCATGAAAGAACTTTCCTATGGCAACCTTGACCATTCGCTTAACATTGAGATTGAAACTGGTGACGAGATTGGAGAAATGCAAGGTTCACTGAACCATTTAATTACTCAATTAAGTAAAAAGGCGGACTTCTCGCGAGAGATAGGGGAAGGAAATTTGGATGCTCCTTTTGAAGTAGCTAGCGACAATGACGTCCTTGGTACCTCACTCATGAAGATGAGAGATAATCTTCAAATCGTGATTAATGAGACGAATGGAGTAATTAGAGATGCTGCGGAGGATGGTAACTTTAGTACAAGAGTAGAAGAAGAAGGGAAGCAAGGCGCATGGTTTGAATTAAGTGCCTCCATAAATAATTTGTTGGGTTCATTTGTAGCTCCATTGATTACACTCAACAGAATCATAAGAGCCATGGCTGATGGAGATCTCACTAAGCGATATGAAGATGATGTAAAAGGAGAGATCAAAGAAATGGCAGATAATTTTAATCTGGCCTTGGATAATATAGATGGGCTTTTGCATCAGATTTCTATGAGTTCTGGAGTGGTCGACGAAGCATCCGCAGAGATGAAGGTGACCACTGAAGAGATGCGAACTAATACTTCTGAAATAGCCTCTGCTATTGCTCAAATGAGCAACGGTGCTCAGAACCAAGTGTCTAAAGTGGATGAGTCGTCTACTTTGATAGAAGGGATATTGAGTTCTTCTAATGAAATGGCCAGTAAAGCTGAAACCATCAACAATTCAGCAAAAAATGTTGCGGAAAGAAGTGGTAAAGGATTAGAGATGATGAACAAGGTCGTTTTCAATATGGATGATATTTCGGCCTATTCATCAAAAACTCAAGATTCGATTAAGGTATTGACCGAACGGTCTAAAGAAATTACCCGTGTGCTTGGTGTGATTACAGAAATCGCTTCACAAACTAACTTATTAGCGCTTAATGCCGCGATTGAAGCCGCTCAAGCAGGCGATGCTGGTAGAGGGTTTGCTGTGGTAGCTGAAGAAATTCGAAAATTGGCCGAAGACTCCAGAACCTCAGCCAAAGAGATTGAATTGTTGGTAAGTGGAGTTCAGAAGGATACTAAAGAAGCTGCGGATGTAATTGAAATCATGAATGCCAGCGTAAAAAATGGTAGTGAGGCCTCTAGTGAAGCTTCTGATGTATTTAAGCAAATATTAGATTCAGCAACAGCTAATCTTGATTACTCAGAAGAAATTCTTAACGATACGAAATTGCAAATCGGAGATATCAATGAAGTAGTGTCTCTCACTGAATCAATAGTAGTTATTGCTGAGGAAACTGCTGCAGGAACTGAGCAGGTGGCTAGTTCTGCGACAGAATTGTCTTCTGGTATGGAGCTTTTCAATGAAAAGACGCAAAGTCTGGCTGTGGTGGCAGAAACATTGAAGGATGGAGTGAGCATGGTGAAGCTCTCAGGTACAGCCAGCGAAAACACGGCTATATTCAAAATGAGAGAGGCATTTGAACATGAAAAAATGTTATTGGATGCTTTGCTAGACTATATGCCTGATACCATTTATTTTAAAGATTTGGAGTCTAAATTCATCAGAAATAGTATGTCGCATGCTAAGCAAATGGGACTTGACAACCCTCGAGAACTTATTGGGAAAAGCGATTTTGATTACTTCGGAGAGCATGCGCAAAGAGCCTTCGATGATGAACAAAGAATCATTAAGACTGGGGAGCCTATTTTGAACCTAGAAGAAGAGGTGGACAAAAAAGATGGTGATACAGTATATGTTTCAACTACCAAATTACCACTGAAGGATAAAGATGGAAACACCATAGGTACATATGGTATCACTAGGGATATTACACAAATCAAAATAGCCACTAAGCGGGAAGGAGAAATTCGTCAGCAACAAATGCAGGAGCATTTGGCAATGATCAAAAAACAAAATGATCTCTTCGGTGATATACTCAATTTAGTTGATTATAAAATTGCCCTCAAAGACCCGAATGGTGTGATCTATCTGGTCAATGATGCTGTTGCGAAAGACTTTGGTTGTCCACCATCAGAAATTATAGGAAAGAGTGATTTTGACTTTTATGACAAAGAGTTTGCTGAAAAGATAAAGGAGAAAGAAGGGGAGCTTGTGGCTTCACGTGTACCAGTGATTAGCTTAGAGAAAGTGAAACTACAAAATGATGTAAAATACTGGTTCATTAGGAAGGTGCCCATTTTGATTCCAGAGTTTGAGGATTGGGGTCTATTGGTGATTCAAAATGAAGTAGAAGAACAAAAAGTAAAAGCAAAAGAATATATCGCTGAGTTACAAGAAAAATTCCCAGGCATGGTTCTGGAAATCTAA
- a CDS encoding methyl-accepting chemotaxis protein, translating to MLKKIAIRRKMMLFILGISLAIYVVTLSYVSITLRQNAITEANKLANSLALQKANDIKAKLDEGVAVSRSMADIIKSYAFMPKDQREQLQKELLVNILKNYPDYDGTWLSWELETIDPEWQKSHGRQRFTYYIKDGQILEDVDFVNLEGDDLNGIYYRHKVNMDEGITEPYFYASYDEGEKNQVLGISQNASIIIDGKFAGLIGSDLSLEDYEDMTTFNDFDKGYAFLVSNNGAIVAHPNKDIRSHLLDTLGFEVNFDMKDSVRSGGFTSFYSHDPIYDEEVYISLAPIPIGRSSAPWAVGTVVPVSEITKSFNATFKITIIVGLIGLILLSMVIWRIANQIISSIEKSNDLLKDLALGDLNRDKKLIVDTEDELGEMASSVNVLVDELSKKAEFSKEIGEGNLDSNYKVASEQDILGHSLLKMRDSLKNVLDEVKEVVEEAGNAGNLSARIKTEGQQGGWKDLSESVNNLLQSVSTPVMRVNTIVNAMAEGDLTERFNEQAHGDIARLSGNLNKALDSLTDLLQSISKNANFVDESSAEMSVVSEEMNTNTREIASAISEMSNGAQTQVSKVDESSNLVEGILRSSNEMGERAENINDAAKLGVASSEKGMDMVNKVVFNMVDISEYSSKTHHSIQVLTERSAEITRVLSVITEIASQTNLLALNAAIEAAQAGDAGRGFAVVAEEIRKLAEDSRNSAKEIEKLVNDVQADTTEAAKVIGIMSESVKNGEQASKEASEVFKEISDTSDRTFRHSQEILEATKLQVKDINAVVAITENVVVIAEETAAGTEEVASSATELSSGMMGYTEKSQQLAKVAEELKSGISKFVLTKENVN from the coding sequence ATGTTAAAGAAAATAGCCATACGACGAAAAATGATGCTCTTTATATTGGGCATTTCATTAGCTATTTACGTGGTAACACTAAGCTATGTAAGTATCACGCTTCGCCAAAATGCGATCACCGAAGCGAATAAATTAGCCAATTCGCTTGCCTTGCAAAAAGCTAATGATATCAAAGCCAAATTGGATGAAGGCGTGGCTGTTTCCAGATCGATGGCAGACATTATTAAAAGTTATGCCTTTATGCCAAAGGATCAGCGAGAGCAACTGCAGAAGGAGCTTTTAGTAAACATCTTAAAGAACTACCCGGATTATGACGGTACTTGGTTGAGCTGGGAACTCGAAACTATAGATCCAGAATGGCAAAAGTCTCATGGCAGACAAAGATTCACCTATTATATCAAGGATGGTCAGATATTGGAAGATGTTGATTTTGTAAATCTCGAAGGAGATGATTTGAATGGTATTTATTATCGTCATAAAGTCAACATGGATGAAGGTATTACAGAACCATATTTTTATGCCAGCTATGATGAGGGAGAGAAGAATCAAGTTTTAGGAATATCGCAAAATGCTTCGATCATTATCGATGGCAAATTTGCCGGCCTTATAGGCTCTGATTTGTCATTAGAGGATTATGAAGACATGACTACGTTCAATGATTTTGACAAAGGGTATGCTTTCTTAGTTTCTAACAACGGAGCCATTGTAGCACACCCAAATAAAGATATCAGAAGTCATCTGCTAGACACCTTAGGATTTGAAGTAAATTTTGATATGAAAGATTCAGTTAGAAGCGGAGGGTTTACCTCATTTTATAGCCATGACCCTATATACGACGAAGAAGTATATATCTCTTTGGCACCTATTCCTATTGGTAGGTCATCGGCTCCATGGGCTGTGGGTACAGTAGTGCCTGTATCAGAAATAACAAAGTCTTTTAATGCCACATTTAAAATAACAATCATAGTTGGACTCATTGGTTTGATTCTACTGTCTATGGTGATTTGGAGAATAGCTAATCAAATTATTTCCTCCATTGAGAAGTCTAATGATTTGCTCAAAGACCTAGCTCTTGGAGATTTGAATCGGGATAAGAAACTAATTGTTGATACTGAAGATGAATTAGGCGAAATGGCTAGTTCGGTGAATGTATTAGTTGATGAATTGAGTAAGAAAGCTGAATTCTCTAAAGAAATTGGAGAAGGCAATTTAGATTCCAATTATAAAGTAGCAAGTGAACAGGATATTCTAGGGCATTCTTTACTCAAAATGCGTGATAGCCTTAAAAATGTCTTGGATGAGGTGAAAGAAGTAGTGGAGGAAGCTGGAAATGCAGGGAATCTAAGCGCAAGGATTAAAACTGAAGGTCAACAAGGTGGATGGAAAGATTTAAGCGAATCTGTAAATAATTTGCTGCAATCAGTTTCTACTCCTGTGATGCGAGTAAATACGATTGTGAACGCCATGGCAGAAGGAGATCTGACTGAAAGATTTAATGAGCAAGCACATGGAGATATTGCCCGCCTTTCGGGTAATCTAAATAAGGCCTTGGATAGTTTGACAGACCTGCTGCAAAGCATTTCCAAGAATGCGAATTTTGTAGATGAGTCATCGGCTGAGATGAGTGTAGTTAGCGAAGAGATGAACACCAATACCAGAGAGATAGCTTCTGCTATTTCTGAGATGAGCAATGGTGCTCAGACTCAGGTGTCCAAGGTAGATGAATCCTCAAATCTGGTTGAGGGCATTCTGAGATCTTCCAATGAAATGGGTGAACGTGCCGAGAACATCAATGACGCAGCTAAGTTAGGAGTGGCAAGCAGTGAGAAGGGGATGGACATGGTGAATAAGGTGGTGTTCAATATGGTGGATATATCAGAATATTCTTCCAAGACTCATCATTCTATTCAGGTGCTTACCGAACGTTCGGCTGAAATCACAAGAGTACTGAGTGTGATTACGGAAATAGCTTCTCAAACAAATTTACTAGCCTTGAATGCAGCTATTGAGGCCGCACAGGCAGGTGACGCAGGGCGAGGTTTTGCCGTTGTAGCGGAGGAGATTCGAAAGCTCGCAGAAGATTCTCGAAACTCAGCCAAGGAAATTGAAAAGCTGGTCAATGATGTGCAGGCTGATACGACAGAAGCCGCTAAGGTGATTGGCATCATGAGTGAGAGTGTAAAGAATGGCGAGCAAGCCTCAAAAGAAGCGTCTGAAGTATTCAAAGAAATTTCTGATACATCAGATAGAACTTTCCGCCACTCACAAGAAATATTGGAGGCTACAAAGCTGCAAGTTAAGGACATCAATGCGGTGGTAGCTATTACTGAAAATGTCGTGGTGATTGCCGAAGAGACCGCAGCGGGTACTGAGGAGGTGGCAAGCTCTGCAACGGAATTGTCTTCAGGAATGATGGGGTACACAGAAAAATCACAGCAGCTGGCTAAAGTCGCAGAGGAGCTCAAAAGTGGGATAAGCAAGTTTGTACTTACCAAAGAAAATGTTAATTAA
- a CDS encoding methyl-accepting chemotaxis protein, with the protein MMKNITVRKKMLGFILGMTVVIYVITLSYIGFNLREKAIVEAKRLADTFATQKANEIKAILNEDMAVARDMAIVVQGYTKMQNPLRDSLRENLMVEILKKYPKYAATWMSWELSAIDPTWVKSHGRERINFYQRDNQIFSSRELANLDADPEGGLYHKIKYNDNIVETLSEPYWYQDYNYTDATADSLLGVSPSCAIVVDGEFSGVIGTDMTLEAFQSMSEIDFFDRGYAFLLSHEGVIIAHQNVENFSLPIDTLSFTKRVDLNEIKSLIKEGKPKSFTVYDDSFGEDVYVSFAPIFIGQTDFPWSAVTIVPVSEITAPFNTTFQITLLVGGIGLILLTLVILRISNGITTSIESSNSLLKNLAMGNLDQNKKLVVKSNDELGQMANSVNVLVDELNKKAVFSIEVGKGNLDSNFEVASNQDSLGLSLLKMRDNLKNVLDDTNAVVRRAGADGDLSARINTEGKQGGWKDLAESVNNLLSSISTPVMVVNQIVNAMAEGDLSQRFSEEAHGDMERLSNNLNKALDSLNDLLKSIAENAEVIDESSAEMRVVSEEMNTNTREIASAISEMSNGAQTQVSKVDESSNLVEGILRSSTEMGDRAETINEAAKKGVSSSEKGLEMINKVVFNMTDISEYSTKTQESIQVLTERSTEITRVLGVITEIASQTNLLALNAAIEAAQAGDAGRGFAVVAEEIRKLAEDSRNSAKEIEKLVSGVQTDTTEAAKVIEIMGSSVKNGEQASKEASEVFKEIAETSDKTFSHSQEILQATKSQVKDINEVVAITENVVVIAEETAAGTEQVASSATELSSGMTGYSEKSQKLADVANELKERLKKFILSNS; encoded by the coding sequence ATGATGAAGAATATTACGGTTAGGAAAAAGATGTTGGGTTTCATCCTAGGGATGACGGTGGTAATTTATGTCATTACTTTAAGCTATATCGGTTTTAATTTGAGGGAAAAGGCGATAGTAGAAGCGAAGAGACTAGCTGATACCTTCGCTACTCAGAAAGCCAATGAAATAAAGGCCATCTTGAATGAAGACATGGCGGTGGCTCGGGATATGGCAATAGTTGTTCAAGGGTATACCAAAATGCAAAATCCGCTTAGAGATAGCCTGAGAGAAAATCTAATGGTTGAAATTTTGAAAAAGTATCCAAAATATGCAGCCACCTGGATGAGTTGGGAATTGTCAGCCATTGACCCGACGTGGGTCAAATCGCATGGCAGAGAAAGAATTAATTTTTATCAGCGTGACAATCAAATTTTCTCATCGCGAGAGTTGGCCAATCTAGACGCGGATCCCGAAGGTGGGCTTTATCATAAAATAAAGTACAACGACAACATTGTAGAGACACTTTCAGAGCCTTATTGGTATCAGGACTATAATTATACAGACGCCACCGCAGATTCTCTTTTGGGTGTATCTCCTAGCTGTGCTATTGTGGTAGATGGTGAATTTAGTGGTGTCATCGGTACAGATATGACACTCGAAGCATTTCAGTCGATGTCAGAGATTGATTTCTTTGATAGGGGCTATGCATTTTTATTATCCCATGAAGGTGTGATCATTGCCCATCAAAATGTTGAAAATTTTTCTCTCCCTATCGATACCTTAAGTTTTACAAAGAGAGTCGATCTGAATGAAATCAAATCTCTTATAAAAGAAGGGAAACCTAAATCTTTTACGGTATACGATGACTCATTTGGTGAGGATGTTTATGTTTCATTTGCACCTATATTTATTGGTCAAACGGATTTTCCTTGGTCTGCTGTGACTATTGTTCCTGTGTCTGAAATCACGGCACCTTTTAATACGACTTTTCAGATTACTCTTCTTGTTGGGGGTATTGGGTTGATTTTACTTACGCTGGTAATTTTAAGAATTTCAAATGGAATAACTACCTCAATTGAAAGCTCAAACAGCTTGCTTAAAAATTTGGCCATGGGTAACCTGGATCAAAATAAAAAACTGGTTGTAAAATCAAATGATGAGCTGGGCCAAATGGCTAATTCTGTCAATGTATTGGTAGATGAGTTGAATAAAAAAGCAGTTTTTTCTATAGAAGTTGGTAAGGGAAATCTGGATTCAAATTTCGAGGTGGCTAGTAATCAGGACAGCCTTGGCCTCTCACTTTTGAAAATGCGGGACAATTTGAAGAATGTGTTAGATGATACCAACGCTGTGGTGAGAAGGGCAGGTGCCGATGGTGATCTGAGTGCTCGAATAAATACGGAAGGAAAGCAAGGTGGGTGGAAGGATTTGGCAGAATCTGTTAATAATCTATTGAGTTCCATCTCTACTCCCGTAATGGTGGTAAATCAAATTGTTAATGCCATGGCTGAAGGTGACCTTTCTCAAAGGTTTTCTGAAGAAGCCCATGGAGATATGGAGCGATTGTCCAATAACCTTAATAAGGCATTGGATAGCTTGAATGATTTGTTGAAAAGCATTGCTGAAAATGCGGAGGTAATAGACGAATCATCTGCCGAAATGCGAGTGGTGAGCGAAGAGATGAATACCAATACCCGGGAAATAGCTTCTGCCATATCAGAAATGAGTAATGGAGCTCAGACTCAGGTCAGCAAAGTAGATGAATCATCTAATTTAGTAGAAGGTATTTTGAGATCGTCTACTGAAATGGGAGACCGTGCCGAGACCATTAATGAGGCCGCTAAAAAAGGTGTCAGCAGCAGCGAAAAAGGGTTGGAGATGATCAATAAGGTGGTGTTTAACATGACTGACATTTCCGAGTATTCTACCAAGACACAAGAGTCGATTCAGGTACTTACAGAAAGATCCACGGAAATTACAAGAGTACTGGGAGTAATCACGGAGATTGCCTCGCAAACAAACTTATTGGCTCTTAATGCAGCTATCGAAGCAGCACAGGCCGGAGATGCCGGACGTGGGTTTGCCGTTGTGGCAGAAGAAATCAGAAAATTGGCAGAAGACTCAAGAAACTCAGCGAAAGAGATTGAAAAACTGGTCAGTGGCGTTCAGACGGATACGACTGAAGCAGCAAAAGTCATTGAAATCATGGGAAGCAGTGTGAAGAATGGAGAACAGGCCTCCAAGGAAGCCTCTGAAGTATTCAAAGAAATTGCAGAAACGTCTGATAAAACCTTCAGTCATTCTCAGGAAATTCTTCAGGCCACAAAGTCTCAAGTGAAAGATATCAACGAGGTAGTGGCGATAACAGAAAATGTAGTAGTAATAGCAGAAGAAACGGCTGCAGGCACCGAACAAGTAGCAAGCTCAGCTACGGAGTTATCATCTGGGATGACTGGATATTCAGAGAAGTCCCAGAAACTGGCTGATGTGGCCAATGAATTGAAAGAGCGATTGAAAAAGTTTATTCTATCAAATAGTTAA